A single genomic interval of Anopheles darlingi chromosome X, idAnoDarlMG_H_01, whole genome shotgun sequence harbors:
- the LOC125955157 gene encoding uncharacterized protein LOC125955157 isoform X3, translated as MSYIGNASDVEQEKNLSEYRRQRSSSNLIASSAKQSVGSPKMSDVLWNDKRTGRSAVNASDDDDSEVSDSENFLAKGAFLLTPSHELSMDRAALICEKMNFKGCFSLTKTATGILFKFSNPEDYQAVFKKGFHKVTGARFYKKIAIPCRPQKTFMLYVFDVPEDLPEEDIRHSLYRFNSVVEVVRLVVHYQKPSIQQDPGQPMHAAAAGTAPQKPQVPKLPTAKPIDEQDVALQKESPPPPIRITLASLDEYNHLLQNGLDFYGATFFPTEAQLPPHAAKIATKRGA; from the exons atgtccTACATCGGTAACGCGTCGGACGTGGAACAGGAGAAGAACCTGTCCGAGTATCGGCGCCAGCGCAGCTCCAGCAACCTGATCGCATCGAGCGCCAAACAGTCGGTCGGCAGCCCCAAGATGTCCGACGTGCTGTGGAACGACAAGCGCACCGGGCGGTCGGCGGTGAACGcgagcgatgacgacgactcggAGGTGTCGGACAGCGAGAACTTTCTCGCCAAGGGTGCGTTCCTGCTGACGCCGTCGCACGAGCTGTCGATGGACCGGGCCGCCCTCATCTGCGAGAAGATGAACTTCAAGGGGTGCTTCAGCCTCACCAAGACCGCCACCGGCATCCTGTTCAAGTTCTCCAACCCGGAGGACTACCAGGCGGTCTTCAAGAAGGGCTTCCACAAGGTGACCGGCGCGCGCTTCTACAAGAAGATCGCGATCCCGTGCCGGCCGCAGAAGACGTTCATGCTGTACGTATTCGACGTGCCGGAGGACCTGCCCGAGGAGGACATCCGGCACTCGCTCTACCGGTTCAACTCGGTGGTCGAGGTGGTCCGGCTGGTCGTGCACTATCAGAAGCCGTCGATCCAGCAGGACCCCGGCCAGCCCATGCATGCCG CAGCGGCCGGTACCGCGCCGCAAAAGCCGCAGGTTCCGAAGCTACCGACTGCCAAGCCGATCGACGAGCAGGACGTGGCGCTGCAGAAGgaatcgccaccgccaccgatccgCATCACGCTCGCCTCACTCGATGAGTACAATCACCTACTACAGAACGGGCTCGACTTTTACGGGGCTACCTTTTTCCCCACCGAGGCCCAGCTGCCACCGCACGCAGCCAAAATA